The following are encoded in a window of Primulina eburnea isolate SZY01 chromosome 4, ASM2296580v1, whole genome shotgun sequence genomic DNA:
- the LOC140831005 gene encoding uncharacterized protein isoform X4, with amino-acid sequence MMGDVLSGKFTWKVHNFSLFKDMIKTQKIMSPVFPAGECNLRISVYQSVVNGVEYLSMCLESKDTEKNSMVSDRSCWCLFRMSVLNQKVGGGTNHVHRDSYGRFAADNKSGDNTSLGWNDYTKMEDFLGPESGFLVEDTAVFSTSFHVIKELSSFSKSGTLIGGKNGANTRKSDGFVGKFIWRIENFTRLKDLLKKRKITGLCIKSRRFQIGNRDCRLIVYPRGQSQPPCYLSIFLEVTDSRNVTSDCSCFVSHRLSVVNQKIEEKSVTKESQNRYSKAAKDWGWREFVTLTSLFDQDSGFLVQDTVIFSAEVLILKETSMMQEFTDQENDSGHVPSQLENVGKRGSFTWKVENFLSFKEIMETRKFFSKFFQAGGTELRIGVYESFDTICIYLESDQSVGCDPDKNFWVKYRMAIVNQKYASKTVWKESSICTKTWNNSVLQYMKVSDMLEADAGFLLRDTVVFVCEILDCCPWFEFSDLEVLASDDDQDALTTDPDELVDSDDSECLSGDEEEIFRNLLSTAGFHLSYGDNPSQPQVTLREKLLMDAGAIAGFLTGLRVYLDDPAKVKRLLLPTKISGGNDGKHMTMNDNSSPSLMNLLMGVKVLQQAIIDLLLDIMVECCHPSEGSCSGNFAEASLKSSPVASGAISPLESEGENGVTESTQILINKRLELGTCETINMSAVSSSRINLINKCAKAALGRSKYPPETSPSSSSEVPLLQPNTTWPQQSEELLGLIVNSLRALDGVVPQGCPEPRRRPQSARKIKLVLDKAPKHLQPDLVALVPKLVEQSEHPLAASALLDRLKKPDAEPGLRLPVFEALSQLECSSEVWERALFQSLDLLPDCNDEPLAVTVDFIFKAALHCQHVPEAVKSVRTRLKTLGTEVSTCVLDYLSRTVNSCADISESILRDIDCDDDFDHNYLPSEPLIFGGSGPNPAKQTSGEHVFRGSCHFSDIYLLIEMLSIPCLAIEAASTFERAVARGAFVSKSVATVLERCLALRLNLTSQNIAENIRQPDAVTEGGAIEQLSAPRDDFTLLLGLAETLALSKHPLVKEFVKFLYTMLFKWYADEFYRLRMLKRLIDSVMTSVDDRSEIDLGLEILVILICQEQEIVRPVLSILRESVELANADRAALWHRLCVTEEEILRIREESNAEVACISEEKSVISQRLNESEASNSCLKTEMRAEMDRFARERKEVTEQMHEVQSQLEWVRSERDDEVKKLVTEKKILQDRLYDAETQLSQLKSRKRDDLKRVMKEKNALTERLKSAEAARKRFGEELKRFATENVTREEIRQSLEDEVRRLTQTIGQTKGEKRDKEEQVARCETYIDGLESKLQACEQYIHHLETQVKEEMSRHAPLYGAGLEALSMKELDTISRIHEEGLRQIHAIQQCKGNQASTPLVSPHTHSQTPQVAVGLPPPFIPNGVGIHNNGNLNGEVRPWFNQ; translated from the exons ATGATGGGGGATGTTTTGAGCGGAAAGTTTACATGGAAAGTGCATAATTTTAGTCTATTCAAGGATATGATCAAGACACAGAAAATAATGAGCCCTGTTTTTCCTGCAGGGGAGTGTAATTTGCGAATCAGTGTTTATCAGAGTGTGGTAAATGGGGTGGAGTATTTGTCTATGTGTTTGGAAAGCAAGGATACAGAGAAGAACTCGATGGTTTCAGATAGGAGTTGCTGGTGTTTGTTTAGGATGTCAGTGTTGAATCAGAAAGTGGGCGGTGGAACCAACCATGTTCATCGGGATAGTTACGGTCGGTTTGCAGCCGATAATAAGAGTGGGGATAACACGAGTTTGGGGTGGAATGATTATACGAAGATGGAAGATTTCTTGGGGCCTGAATCAGGGTTCTTGGTGGAAGACACAGCAGTCTTTAGTACCTCATTCCACGTTATTAAGGAGTTAAGTAGTTTCTCTAAGAGTGGGACATTGATTGGTGGGAAAAATGGCGCTAATACTAGGAAATCAGATGGGTTTGTAGGAAAATTTATATGGAGGATTGAGAATTTTACCAGATTGAAGGACCTTTTAAAAAAGAGGAAGATTACTGGTCTTTGTATTAAAAGTAGGAGGTTTCAGATTGGGAATAGGGACTGTCGGCTGATTGTATACCCCAGAG GACAGTCACAGCCTCCGTGCTACCTTTCAATTTTTCTTGAAGTTACAGATTCACGGAATGTTACCAGTGATTGCAGCTGTTTTGTGAGCCATCGATTGTCAGTTGTGAACCAAAAAATAGAAGAGAAGTCTGTTACAAAGGAATCTCAGAATCGCTATTCAAAGGCTGCTAAGGACTGGGGCTGGCGCGAGTTTGTGACACTCACTAGTCTCTTTGATCAAGATTCTGGATTTCTTGTCCAGGATACTGTTATCTTTTCAGCTGAGGTTCTTATATTGAAAGAAACATCTATGATGCAGGAATTCACAGATCAAGAAAACGACTCAGGACATGTCCCTTCTCAGTTAGAGAATGTTGGGAAAAGAGGGTCATTCACATGGAAGGTGGAGAACTTCTTGTCCTTCAAGGAAATAATGGaaacaagaaaattttttagCAAATTCTTTCAAGCTGGTGGAACTGAGCTTCGTATTG GAGTTTATGAGTCCTTCGACACCATTTGCATATATTTGGAGAGTGACCAATCCGTAGGTTGTGACCCTGACAAAAACTTTTGGGTCAAATACAGAATGGCTATTGTGAACCAGAAATATGCATCCAAAACAGTTTGGAAGGAGTCATCCATATGTACGAAGACTTGGAACAATTCCGTTCTTCAATATATGAAGGTATCTGACATGTTAGAAGCTGATGCTGGTTTTCTGCTGCGTGACACTGTTGTGTTTGTTTGTGAGATATTGGACTGCTGCCCGTGGTTCGAATTTTCAGATTTGGAG GTTTTAGCTTCTGATGATGATCAAGACGCCCTAACAACTGACCCTGACGAACTGGTTGATTCTGATGATAGCGAATGTTTGAGTGGGGATGAAgaagaaattttcagaaatcttCTGTCCACGGCGGGGTTTCACCTTTCTTATGGAGATAATCCCTCCCAACCTCAGGTCACTTTGAGAGAGAAACTTCTCATGGATGCTGGAGCAATAGCTGGTTTCCTGACCGGACTTCGGGTGTATCTTGATGACCCGGCTAAAGTAAAGAGATTGCTTCTTCCTACGAAGATATCTGGTGGTAATGATGGGAAACACATGACTATGAATGACAATTCTTCCCCTAGTTTGATGAATTTGTTGATGGGAGTCAAAGTTTTGCAGCAAGCGATTATTGATTTACTTTTAGATATAATGGTAGAGTGTTGCCACCCTTCAGAGGGAAGTTGTAGTGGCAATTTCGCAGAAGCTAGTTTGAAATCTTCCCCAGTTGCCAGTGGAGCAATCAGTCCACTGGAATCCGAAGGAGAGAATGGAGTAACAGAATCCACTCAGATTTTGATCAACAAGAGATTAGAATTGGGGACTTGTGAAACTATAAACATGTCTGCTGTATCAAGCTCTAGGATTAATCTGATTAATAAATGTGCAAAAGCTGCCCTTGGACGGTCAAAATACCCACCAGAGACATCCCCATCTAGTTCATCTGAAGTTCCCCTTCTTCAGCCCAAT ACCACATGGCCGCAGCAGTCGGAGGAGCTTCTGGGGTTGATTGTAAATTCCTTGAGAGCACTTGATGGAGTTGTCCCACAAGGTTGTCCAGAACCAAGAAGAAGGCCACAGTCTGCTCGAAAGATCAAACTTGTGTTGGATAAAGCTCCTAAGCATCTGCAGCCAGATCTAGTTGCTTTAGTTCCAAAATTGGTTGAGCAGTCAGAACATCCACTTGCTGCTTCTGCACTTTTAGATAGGCTCAAGAAACCTGATGCGGAACCTGGATTACGCCTGCCG GTTTTTGAGGCACTTAGTCAGTTGGAGTGTAGCAGTGAAGTATGGGAACGTGCTCTTTTTCAGTCACTGGATCTTTTACCTGATTGTAACGATGAACCTCTTGCAGTAACAGTGGACTTCATATTTAAAGCTGCATTGCATTGTCAACATGTGCCTGAAGCA GTCAAGTCTGTACGAACCAGACTAAAGACATTGGGCACTGAAGTTTCGACCTGCGTCTTAGATTATTTAAGTCGAACTGTAAATAGCTGTGCAGATATTTCTGAATCAATCCTTCGAGATATTGATTGTGATGATGACTTTGATCATAATTATTTGCCCAGTGAACCTCTCATATTTGGGGGAAGTGGACCTAATCCTGCAAAACAAACTTCTGGGGAGCATGTTTTCCGTGGTAGCTGTCATTTTTCTGATATTTACCTTCTAATTGAGATGTTATCCATTCCTTGCCTTGCAATTGAAGCTGCCAGCACTTTTGAGAGAGCTGTAGCTCGTGGGGCCTTTGTTTCAAAGTCTGTTGCTACTGTTTTGGAAAGATGCCTTGCACTACGATTGAATTTGACTTCACAAAATATTGCTGAAAATATTCGGCAGCCTGATGCAGTCACAGAGGGGGGAGCCATTGAACAACTGAGTGCCCCGCGGGACGATTTCACATTGCTTCTTGGTCTTGCAGAGACATTGGCACTTTCTAAGCACCCTCTGGTGAAAGAATTTGTAAAATTTCTGTATACGATGTTATTCAAATGGTATGCAGATGAGTTTTACAGATTAAGGATGCTAAAGAGGCTTATCGATAGTGTTATGACTTCTGTAGATGATAGATCTGAAATAGATTTAGGTTTGGAGATTTTGGTGATCTTAATTTGTCAGGAGCAGGAAATAGTAAGACCTGTTCTGAGTATATTGCGGGAGTCTGTTGAACTTGCAAATGCTGATCGAGCTGCTCTTTGGCATCGGTTATGTGTAACTGAAGAAGAAATTCTTCGTATTCGTGAAGAAAGTAATGCTGAAGTTGCCTGTATATCTGAAGAAAAATCTGTTATATCTCAAAGGCTTAATGAATCTGAGGCTTCTAATAGCTGTCTTAAG ACTGAAATGAGGGCTGAGATGGATCGCTTTGCTCGGGAGAGAAAAGAAGTGACAGAACAGATGCATGAAGTTCAGAGTCAACTTGAGTGGGTTCGCTCAGAAAGGGATGATGAAGTAAAGAAGCTTGTGACTGAAAAGAAAATTCTTCAGGACCGTCTCTATGATGCAGAAACGCAACTATCTCAACTGAAATCTCGAAAACGTGATGACTTAAAG AGGGTCATGAAAGAAAAGAATGCTCTAACTGAGAGGTTAAAGAGTGCTGAAGCAGCACGAAAAAGATTCGGTGAAGAGTTGAAAAGATTTGCCACGGAAAATGTGACTCGAGAAGAGATTCGCCAGTCACTTGAGGATGAAGTTCGTAGGCTAACACAAACAATCGGGCAAACGAAAGGGGAGAAGCGTGATAAAGAGGAACAGGTTGCTCGATGTGAAACATATATTGATGGGTTGGAATCCAAATTGCAGGCTTGCGAG CAATACATCCATCATCTTGAGACTCAAGTTAAGGAAGAAATGTCCCGGCATGCTCCTCTATATGGTGCTGGATTAGAAGCTTTATCAATGAAAGAGCTTGATACAATATCACGCATTCATGAAGAAGGGCTGAGGCAGATTCATGCCATTCAACAGTGCAAAGGAAATCAAGCCAGCACTCCACTTGTAAGTCCGCACACCCAT
- the LOC140831005 gene encoding uncharacterized protein isoform X3 codes for MKHNYHLQNDVAVSSSEASASVATPAIAPSSSNHALEKPSMSVEDPSREASSVALNTTTAAESVMVERRGNYSALCKWTIVNFQKLKSRALWSKYFEVGGFDCRLLIYPKGDSQALPGYLSIYLQIMDPRNTTSSKWDCFASYRLSIDNLSDSSKSVQRDSWHRFSSKKKSHGWCDFASLNHLLDPKFGFLHSANDSILIIADILILHESFSFSRDNYDLQATNFSNTGGGAMMGDVLSGKFTWKVHNFSLFKDMIKTQKIMSPVFPAGECNLRISVYQSVVNGVEYLSMCLESKDTEKNSMVSDRSCWCLFRMSVLNQKVGGGTNHVHRDSYGRFAADNKSGDNTSLGWNDYTKMEDFLGPESGFLVEDTAVFSTSFHVIKELSSFSKSGTLIGGKNGANTRKSDGFVGKFIWRIENFTRLKDLLKKRKITGLCIKSRRFQIGNRDCRLIVYPRGQSQPPCYLSIFLEVTDSRNVTSDCSCFVSHRLSVVNQKIEEKSVTKESQNRYSKAAKDWGWREFVTLTSLFDQDSGFLVQDTVIFSAEVLILKETSMMQEFTDQENDSGHVPSQLENVGKRGSFTWKVENFLSFKEIMETRKFFSKFFQAGGTELRIGVYESFDTICIYLESDQSVGCDPDKNFWVKYRMAIVNQKYASKTVWKESSICTKTWNNSVLQYMKVSDMLEADAGFLLRDTVVFVCEILDCCPWFEFSDLEVLASDDDQDALTTDPDELVDSDDSECLSGDEEEIFRNLLSTAGFHLSYGDNPSQPQVTLREKLLMDAGAIAGFLTGLRVYLDDPAKVKRLLLPTKISGGNDGKHMTMNDNSSPSLMNLLMGVKVLQQAIIDLLLDIMVECCHPSEGSCSGNFAEASLKSSPVASGAISPLESEGENGVTESTQILINKRLELGTCETINMSAVSSSRINLINKCAKAALGRSKYPPETSPSSSSEVPLLQPNTTWPQQSEELLGLIVNSLRALDGVVPQGCPEPRRRPQSARKIKLVLDKAPKHLQPDLVALVPKLVEQSEHPLAASALLDRLKKPDAEPGLRLPVFEALSQLECSSEVWERALFQSLDLLPDCNDEPLAVTVDFIFKAALHCQHVPEAVKSVRTRLKTLGTEVSTCVLDYLSRTVNSCADISESILRDIDCDDDFDHNYLPSEPLIFGGSGPNPAKQTSGEHVFRGSCHFSDIYLLIEMLSIPCLAIEAASTFERAVARGAFVSKSVATVLERCLALRLNLTSQNIAENIRQPDAVTEGGAIEQLSAPRDDFTLLLGLAETLALSKHPLVKEFVKFLYTMLFKWYADEFYRLRMLKRLIDSVMTSVDDRSEIDLGLEILVILICQEQEIVRPVLSILRESVELANADRAALWHRLCVTEEEILRIREESNAEVACISEEKSVISQRLNESEASNSCLKTEMRAEMDRFARERKEVTEQMHEVQSQLEWVRSERDDEVKKLVTEKKILQDRLYDAETQLSQLKSRKRDDLKLRELTAIC; via the exons ATGAAACACAATTACCACCTCCAAAACGACGTAGCCGTCTCATCGTCCGAAGCTTCCGCCTCCGTCGCCACACCGGCGATTGCGCCGTCATCTTCCAATCATGCGTTGGAGAAGCCTTCCATGTCGGTGGAGGATCCTTCGAGAGAGGCCTCATCCGTTGCCTTAAACACCACCACCGCCGCCGAATCGGTGATGGTGGAGCGGCGGGGGAACTATTCCGCCCTCTGCAAGTGGACAATCGTCAATTTCCAGAAACTCAAATCCCGTGCACTCTGGAGTAAGTATTTTGAAGTTGGGGGTTTTGATTGCCGTTTGCTCATTTACCCGAAGGGCGACTCGCAGGCGCTGCCTGGATACCTATCCATCTATTTGCAAATAATGGACCCTAGGAATACCACTTCTTCTAAGTGGGATTGTTTTGCGAGCTATCGTCTTTCCATTGACAATTTATCAGACTCATCAAAATCCGTGCAACGTGACAGCTGGCACAGGTTTTCTTCGAAGAAGAAATCTCACGGGTGGTGCGATTTTGCTTCTCTCAATCATCTCTTAGATCCCAAGTTTGGATTCTTGCATTCGGCCAACGATTCCATACTCATCATCGCTGATATATTGATACTTCACGAGTCCTTTTCATTCTCACGAGATAATTATGATTTGCAGGCAACTAATTTCTCCAATACAGGCGGGGGAGCGATGATGGGGGATGTTTTGAGCGGAAAGTTTACATGGAAAGTGCATAATTTTAGTCTATTCAAGGATATGATCAAGACACAGAAAATAATGAGCCCTGTTTTTCCTGCAGGGGAGTGTAATTTGCGAATCAGTGTTTATCAGAGTGTGGTAAATGGGGTGGAGTATTTGTCTATGTGTTTGGAAAGCAAGGATACAGAGAAGAACTCGATGGTTTCAGATAGGAGTTGCTGGTGTTTGTTTAGGATGTCAGTGTTGAATCAGAAAGTGGGCGGTGGAACCAACCATGTTCATCGGGATAGTTACGGTCGGTTTGCAGCCGATAATAAGAGTGGGGATAACACGAGTTTGGGGTGGAATGATTATACGAAGATGGAAGATTTCTTGGGGCCTGAATCAGGGTTCTTGGTGGAAGACACAGCAGTCTTTAGTACCTCATTCCACGTTATTAAGGAGTTAAGTAGTTTCTCTAAGAGTGGGACATTGATTGGTGGGAAAAATGGCGCTAATACTAGGAAATCAGATGGGTTTGTAGGAAAATTTATATGGAGGATTGAGAATTTTACCAGATTGAAGGACCTTTTAAAAAAGAGGAAGATTACTGGTCTTTGTATTAAAAGTAGGAGGTTTCAGATTGGGAATAGGGACTGTCGGCTGATTGTATACCCCAGAG GACAGTCACAGCCTCCGTGCTACCTTTCAATTTTTCTTGAAGTTACAGATTCACGGAATGTTACCAGTGATTGCAGCTGTTTTGTGAGCCATCGATTGTCAGTTGTGAACCAAAAAATAGAAGAGAAGTCTGTTACAAAGGAATCTCAGAATCGCTATTCAAAGGCTGCTAAGGACTGGGGCTGGCGCGAGTTTGTGACACTCACTAGTCTCTTTGATCAAGATTCTGGATTTCTTGTCCAGGATACTGTTATCTTTTCAGCTGAGGTTCTTATATTGAAAGAAACATCTATGATGCAGGAATTCACAGATCAAGAAAACGACTCAGGACATGTCCCTTCTCAGTTAGAGAATGTTGGGAAAAGAGGGTCATTCACATGGAAGGTGGAGAACTTCTTGTCCTTCAAGGAAATAATGGaaacaagaaaattttttagCAAATTCTTTCAAGCTGGTGGAACTGAGCTTCGTATTG GAGTTTATGAGTCCTTCGACACCATTTGCATATATTTGGAGAGTGACCAATCCGTAGGTTGTGACCCTGACAAAAACTTTTGGGTCAAATACAGAATGGCTATTGTGAACCAGAAATATGCATCCAAAACAGTTTGGAAGGAGTCATCCATATGTACGAAGACTTGGAACAATTCCGTTCTTCAATATATGAAGGTATCTGACATGTTAGAAGCTGATGCTGGTTTTCTGCTGCGTGACACTGTTGTGTTTGTTTGTGAGATATTGGACTGCTGCCCGTGGTTCGAATTTTCAGATTTGGAG GTTTTAGCTTCTGATGATGATCAAGACGCCCTAACAACTGACCCTGACGAACTGGTTGATTCTGATGATAGCGAATGTTTGAGTGGGGATGAAgaagaaattttcagaaatcttCTGTCCACGGCGGGGTTTCACCTTTCTTATGGAGATAATCCCTCCCAACCTCAGGTCACTTTGAGAGAGAAACTTCTCATGGATGCTGGAGCAATAGCTGGTTTCCTGACCGGACTTCGGGTGTATCTTGATGACCCGGCTAAAGTAAAGAGATTGCTTCTTCCTACGAAGATATCTGGTGGTAATGATGGGAAACACATGACTATGAATGACAATTCTTCCCCTAGTTTGATGAATTTGTTGATGGGAGTCAAAGTTTTGCAGCAAGCGATTATTGATTTACTTTTAGATATAATGGTAGAGTGTTGCCACCCTTCAGAGGGAAGTTGTAGTGGCAATTTCGCAGAAGCTAGTTTGAAATCTTCCCCAGTTGCCAGTGGAGCAATCAGTCCACTGGAATCCGAAGGAGAGAATGGAGTAACAGAATCCACTCAGATTTTGATCAACAAGAGATTAGAATTGGGGACTTGTGAAACTATAAACATGTCTGCTGTATCAAGCTCTAGGATTAATCTGATTAATAAATGTGCAAAAGCTGCCCTTGGACGGTCAAAATACCCACCAGAGACATCCCCATCTAGTTCATCTGAAGTTCCCCTTCTTCAGCCCAAT ACCACATGGCCGCAGCAGTCGGAGGAGCTTCTGGGGTTGATTGTAAATTCCTTGAGAGCACTTGATGGAGTTGTCCCACAAGGTTGTCCAGAACCAAGAAGAAGGCCACAGTCTGCTCGAAAGATCAAACTTGTGTTGGATAAAGCTCCTAAGCATCTGCAGCCAGATCTAGTTGCTTTAGTTCCAAAATTGGTTGAGCAGTCAGAACATCCACTTGCTGCTTCTGCACTTTTAGATAGGCTCAAGAAACCTGATGCGGAACCTGGATTACGCCTGCCG GTTTTTGAGGCACTTAGTCAGTTGGAGTGTAGCAGTGAAGTATGGGAACGTGCTCTTTTTCAGTCACTGGATCTTTTACCTGATTGTAACGATGAACCTCTTGCAGTAACAGTGGACTTCATATTTAAAGCTGCATTGCATTGTCAACATGTGCCTGAAGCA GTCAAGTCTGTACGAACCAGACTAAAGACATTGGGCACTGAAGTTTCGACCTGCGTCTTAGATTATTTAAGTCGAACTGTAAATAGCTGTGCAGATATTTCTGAATCAATCCTTCGAGATATTGATTGTGATGATGACTTTGATCATAATTATTTGCCCAGTGAACCTCTCATATTTGGGGGAAGTGGACCTAATCCTGCAAAACAAACTTCTGGGGAGCATGTTTTCCGTGGTAGCTGTCATTTTTCTGATATTTACCTTCTAATTGAGATGTTATCCATTCCTTGCCTTGCAATTGAAGCTGCCAGCACTTTTGAGAGAGCTGTAGCTCGTGGGGCCTTTGTTTCAAAGTCTGTTGCTACTGTTTTGGAAAGATGCCTTGCACTACGATTGAATTTGACTTCACAAAATATTGCTGAAAATATTCGGCAGCCTGATGCAGTCACAGAGGGGGGAGCCATTGAACAACTGAGTGCCCCGCGGGACGATTTCACATTGCTTCTTGGTCTTGCAGAGACATTGGCACTTTCTAAGCACCCTCTGGTGAAAGAATTTGTAAAATTTCTGTATACGATGTTATTCAAATGGTATGCAGATGAGTTTTACAGATTAAGGATGCTAAAGAGGCTTATCGATAGTGTTATGACTTCTGTAGATGATAGATCTGAAATAGATTTAGGTTTGGAGATTTTGGTGATCTTAATTTGTCAGGAGCAGGAAATAGTAAGACCTGTTCTGAGTATATTGCGGGAGTCTGTTGAACTTGCAAATGCTGATCGAGCTGCTCTTTGGCATCGGTTATGTGTAACTGAAGAAGAAATTCTTCGTATTCGTGAAGAAAGTAATGCTGAAGTTGCCTGTATATCTGAAGAAAAATCTGTTATATCTCAAAGGCTTAATGAATCTGAGGCTTCTAATAGCTGTCTTAAG ACTGAAATGAGGGCTGAGATGGATCGCTTTGCTCGGGAGAGAAAAGAAGTGACAGAACAGATGCATGAAGTTCAGAGTCAACTTGAGTGGGTTCGCTCAGAAAGGGATGATGAAGTAAAGAAGCTTGTGACTGAAAAGAAAATTCTTCAGGACCGTCTCTATGATGCAGAAACGCAACTATCTCAACTGAAATCTCGAAAACGTGATGACTTAAAG CTTAGGGAGCTGACTGCCATTTGTTGA